In Miscanthus floridulus cultivar M001 unplaced genomic scaffold, ASM1932011v1 fs_428_2_3, whole genome shotgun sequence, a genomic segment contains:
- the LOC136531737 gene encoding uncharacterized protein, producing the protein MAPRAAADPGDTAAPVFSLHAVAGVPVGNPVLLRATVGAVTLVALVDTGSTHNFIGEEAARRTGVAIQPCPRLTATVANGEKVACPGVLRQAPVVIEGMAFDVDLYVMPLAGYDVVLGTQWMAGLGRIAWDVATRTLAFQRDG; encoded by the coding sequence ATGGCGCCGCGGGCAGCAGCTGATCCAGGGGACACGGCCGCCCCCGTCTTCTCCCTCCACGCGGTGGCGGGCGTTCCAGTCGGCAACCCGGTCTTGCTCCGGGCCACTGTGGGCGCCGTCACCCTCGTCGCCTTGGTCGACACGGGCTCCACGCATAACTTCATCGGGGAGGAGGCCGCTCGGCGCACGGGGGTTGCCATCCAACCATGCCCGCGCCTCACCGCCACCGTGGCCAATGGGGAGAAGGTGGCCTGCCCCGGCGTCCTTCGGCAGGCGCCCGTCGTCATTGAGGGCATGGCGTTCGACGTCGACCTCTACGTCATGCCGCTCGCCGGCTACGACGTGGTGCTCGGTACCCAGTGGATGGCCGGCCTGGGACGCATCGCCTGGGATGTCGCTACTCGTACCTTGGCGTTCCAACGCGACGGGTAG